In a genomic window of Hyphomonas sp.:
- a CDS encoding acyl-CoA dehydrogenase family protein, with product MNLDFSPEEIAFRNEVREFIRENYPKELEGIGTREDLTREEFLAWHKVLGKKGWSTPAWPKEYGGTGWTSTQRYIWSEENARVDALMPLPFGVSMVGPVIYTFGNEEQKARHLPGIRSGEVWWCQGYSEPGAGSDLASLKTTAVRDGDHYVINGQKTWTTLAQHADWGFFLCRTDPNAKKPQEGISFILVDMNTPGIEVKPIKLIDGTHEVNETWLTDVRVPVENLVGKENEGWTYAKFLLAHERSGIAGVARSKRGVERLRNIASEELVDGKPLLESQDFARKISQLEIDLTALEFTELRTLASEAAGKGPGPESSILKVKGTEIQQRLTELTLEAVGYYGAPYGYGMEATGNEGFGVGPDHANFAAETYFNMRKTSIYGGSNEIQRNIITKMILGL from the coding sequence ATGAATCTCGATTTTTCGCCGGAAGAAATTGCCTTCCGCAATGAGGTTCGCGAATTCATTCGCGAGAACTATCCCAAGGAACTGGAAGGAATTGGAACGCGGGAGGATCTCACGCGCGAAGAATTCCTGGCCTGGCACAAGGTGCTCGGCAAGAAGGGCTGGTCCACGCCGGCCTGGCCGAAGGAATATGGCGGCACCGGCTGGACCTCGACCCAGCGCTATATCTGGTCCGAGGAAAATGCCCGTGTCGATGCCCTGATGCCGCTGCCGTTTGGCGTGTCCATGGTTGGACCGGTCATCTACACGTTCGGCAATGAGGAACAGAAGGCCCGTCACCTTCCGGGTATCCGGTCGGGTGAAGTCTGGTGGTGTCAGGGCTATTCCGAGCCGGGCGCCGGGTCCGATCTGGCCAGCCTGAAGACAACGGCCGTTCGCGATGGCGACCATTATGTCATCAATGGCCAGAAGACCTGGACGACGCTCGCGCAGCATGCCGACTGGGGCTTCTTCCTCTGCCGTACCGATCCCAATGCGAAAAAGCCGCAGGAAGGCATCAGCTTCATTCTCGTCGACATGAACACGCCGGGCATCGAAGTGAAGCCGATCAAGCTGATCGACGGGACGCATGAAGTCAACGAGACGTGGCTGACCGATGTCCGCGTGCCCGTGGAAAACCTCGTTGGCAAGGAGAATGAAGGCTGGACCTATGCCAAGTTCCTGCTGGCGCACGAGCGTTCCGGCATTGCAGGCGTGGCCCGGTCCAAGCGCGGCGTGGAGCGCCTGCGCAATATCGCGTCCGAAGAACTGGTCGACGGCAAGCCGCTTCTGGAATCTCAGGATTTCGCCCGCAAGATCAGCCAGCTCGAAATCGATCTGACGGCGCTTGAGTTCACCGAACTCCGGACCCTCGCGTCGGAAGCGGCCGGCAAGGGACCGGGACCGGAAAGTTCGATCCTGAAGGTCAAGGGTACCGAAATCCAGCAGCGTCTGACGGAACTGACGCTCGAAGCGGTTGGCTATTATGGCGCGCCGTACGGATACGGCATGGAAGCCACAGGAAATGAAGGCTTCGGCGTCGGCCCGGACCATGCGAATTTCGCTGCCGAGACGTATTTCAACATGCGGAAGACGTCGATCTATGGCGGTTCGAACGAAATTCAGCGCAACATTATCACCAAGATGATCCTCGGCCTGTAA
- a CDS encoding acyl-CoA dehydrogenase family protein, translating into MDFNFTEEQTMIRDSLSRLIREQYDFDTRRKVVESEAGWRPEMWAQFAELGLLMAPFSEEDGGLGGGPIDAMVVMEEFGKGLVVEPYVPSVVCGGGFLKRGSDAQKEEYLSGIMSGEAIFAFAYAEPRGRYNLADLETTAKRDGAGFVLNGHKAVVIGAPWATHFIVTARTSGDRRDRNGVTVFVVAKDAQGVSTRDYPTVDGRRASEVYFENVAVGAESVIGDVDNGLPLVELVSDEAIAALCAEACGAMKVAHDMTVEYSRQRKQFGVAIGKFQVLQHRMVDMFMEHEQSISMTYMATLKLDEDEVTRKKAASAAKVRIGQAGRFVGQESIQIHGGMGMTDELAVGHYFKRLTMIDAEFGNVDHHLKRYTALSEADLPAAAE; encoded by the coding sequence ATGGACTTTAATTTCACAGAAGAACAGACAATGATCCGCGACAGCCTTTCGAGGCTGATCCGGGAGCAGTACGACTTCGACACGCGCCGCAAGGTCGTTGAGTCCGAGGCGGGCTGGCGTCCGGAAATGTGGGCGCAATTCGCCGAGCTCGGCCTGCTGATGGCACCGTTCAGCGAAGAGGATGGCGGCCTCGGTGGCGGACCGATCGACGCCATGGTTGTGATGGAAGAATTTGGCAAGGGGCTTGTCGTCGAGCCCTACGTGCCGAGCGTCGTGTGCGGCGGAGGCTTCCTGAAGCGCGGTTCCGATGCCCAGAAGGAAGAATATCTCAGCGGTATTATGTCCGGCGAAGCGATCTTCGCATTCGCTTACGCTGAACCGCGTGGCCGGTACAATCTTGCCGATCTGGAAACAACAGCGAAGCGTGACGGAGCAGGCTTTGTCCTGAACGGCCACAAGGCTGTTGTGATCGGTGCGCCATGGGCGACCCATTTCATCGTGACTGCACGCACGTCCGGTGACCGCCGCGACCGCAATGGCGTGACGGTCTTCGTTGTTGCAAAGGATGCTCAGGGCGTTTCTACGCGCGACTATCCCACGGTCGATGGTCGCCGAGCTTCGGAAGTCTATTTCGAGAATGTTGCCGTCGGCGCTGAATCCGTCATTGGCGATGTCGACAATGGCCTTCCACTGGTGGAGCTGGTTTCGGACGAGGCCATCGCCGCACTCTGCGCTGAAGCGTGTGGTGCCATGAAGGTGGCGCATGACATGACGGTGGAATATTCCCGTCAGCGCAAGCAGTTCGGGGTTGCCATCGGCAAGTTCCAGGTGCTGCAGCACCGCATGGTCGACATGTTCATGGAGCATGAGCAGTCCATTTCGATGACCTATATGGCCACGCTGAAACTCGATGAGGACGAAGTGACCCGGAAGAAGGCAGCATCTGCTGCCAAGGTCCGGATCGGCCAGGCTGGGCGGTTTGTCGGCCAGGAATCCATCCAGATCCATGGTGGCATGGGCATGACGGACGAACTGGCCGTGGGGCATTACTTCAAGCGCCTGACGATGATCGATGCCGAATTCGGCAATGTGGATCATCATTTGAAGCGTTACACGGCCCTGTCGGAAGCCGATTTGCCGGCCGCCGCGGAATAG
- a CDS encoding outer membrane beta-barrel protein encodes MLELKRVSLASVATGALMTAVSGTALAQTSDYYSRDKYEAVTERQQPEFDPEPVRLGAFVVNSSLFAGLGYTSNAFGTSTNEEADTLARIGADVSARTNWSVHEVGLDVSAARDEYQDFSDQSSTEFRTRLRGRLDVRRDFSLGAAAFYQQSTDKQSDPSNANGLGEPIQFTRSGVDLNANYTNDRVRWYNTVTIAEIDYDDSVALDGTPIDEDFRDRTDTRFFSRLSYALTPNVAVFGQGQIEQREYDNLVVVDGAPRSRDSDNYAVYGGVDFELTTLIRGDIAIGYLSEDQDDSFYEGSDGLAVDANVQWFPTRLTTVSFNAGRQTVDSGIRNSAGSIQTQYGARVDHELYRNIILSGYGELTSYEYDEIDRDDDVTEFGVMGTYKMNKRVHLNAFARHVERDRSGAAIIGDQNFEADLLGVSVRIFP; translated from the coding sequence ATGTTGGAATTGAAGCGGGTGAGCCTTGCGAGTGTCGCAACGGGAGCCCTCATGACGGCGGTGTCGGGAACGGCACTGGCGCAAACGAGCGATTATTACAGCCGCGACAAGTACGAGGCCGTGACCGAGCGTCAGCAGCCGGAGTTCGATCCGGAACCGGTCCGGTTGGGGGCTTTTGTGGTGAACTCCAGCCTGTTCGCCGGGCTGGGCTACACCAGCAACGCGTTTGGCACGAGCACGAACGAGGAAGCGGACACGTTGGCGCGCATCGGCGCAGATGTGTCTGCCCGCACAAACTGGAGTGTGCACGAAGTCGGACTGGATGTCTCTGCAGCACGTGACGAGTATCAGGACTTCAGCGACCAGTCCTCGACGGAATTCCGCACGCGCCTGCGCGGTCGTCTCGATGTTCGCCGCGATTTTTCACTGGGCGCCGCTGCTTTCTATCAGCAGTCCACCGACAAGCAGTCTGATCCGTCGAACGCCAACGGGCTGGGTGAGCCGATCCAGTTCACCCGTTCGGGCGTGGATTTGAACGCAAACTACACCAATGATCGCGTGCGCTGGTACAACACCGTCACCATCGCCGAGATCGACTATGACGATTCCGTCGCGCTTGACGGAACGCCCATTGATGAGGATTTCCGCGACCGCACGGATACGCGTTTCTTCTCCCGTTTGAGCTATGCCCTGACCCCGAATGTGGCAGTGTTTGGTCAAGGCCAGATCGAGCAGCGTGAATATGACAATCTCGTTGTGGTCGATGGAGCGCCGCGGTCCCGCGACTCCGACAACTACGCTGTATATGGTGGTGTGGATTTCGAACTGACCACATTGATCCGCGGTGATATTGCCATTGGCTATCTGTCCGAAGACCAGGATGACAGCTTCTATGAGGGGTCTGACGGCCTCGCAGTGGATGCGAACGTGCAGTGGTTCCCGACCCGGCTGACCACGGTGTCCTTCAATGCTGGACGCCAGACGGTCGACAGCGGCATTCGCAACAGTGCCGGCTCGATCCAGACGCAGTATGGCGCGCGGGTCGATCACGAACTCTATCGCAACATCATCCTGTCTGGATACGGAGAGCTTACCTCCTACGAGTATGACGAGATTGATCGCGATGACGACGTCACCGAATTCGGCGTCATGGGCACCTACAAGATGAACAAGCGCGTCCATCTGAATGCCTTTGCTCGCCATGTCGAGCGTGACCGGAGCGGCGCCGCCATCATCGGCGACCAGAATTTCGAAGCCGACCTGCTCGGCGTTTCTGTCCGCATTTTCCCCTGA
- a CDS encoding polysaccharide biosynthesis tyrosine autokinase: MTKTFSFELPSQVPAEAESDGNAMPTDLKSLLGTVYRRFWLIALSFLGVFTLVAYMTFNQTPLYKASSVVQLDTEQQNVIDLGSVLSGLAVSTAVIDTEVMIMKSKSLLTKVAVKQKLVEDPEFNWTLREPQPSLLGGVKKSVKSMLGMDTRQVDPFEGMSVDERDAAILDGVVGTLMGRVGVSRVGTTYLIDVQVTSESPETAARLANAIADQYRVQQLETKLDATRRATEWLSDRVFALREEVEEKENRVAKFIADNDMETAMGNTLTEQNIAYLTTQKTQAEVELNRVRSRYDSMRRQISSGSGVDGISEVLESPLITSLKQQLSTIRGRVGDLETRLGPQHPELIGARAEQADIERQIENEMNRIASNLENEVRVRQDQVSRLQSQINNSNAKLRGNSLAMVRLRELERDAETSRVLYEEFISRSKETREQDGLVQPDAVILSKASVPKFPSSPRTKLNLFIGAILGGMLGGALALLAEMFDMKISSSEDIEKKLGQNALGSVPLIRTTNALGFTQTNPAEYLIENPLSAFAESIRYLRAAIAFSDLDSETKTVAITSSLPDEGKTSLTLALGRMSAMSGARTLVIDGDFRRRQLTDAAGLKPEIGFIEYLFGAGQLSDAITKDPKSMLDILPLSLTGHTPHDVFGTRAFDDLLVRLRSMYDLILIDTGPLLLMAEARVVAGKTDKTILVVRWRHTTRSAARQSLALLKSFKADLLGVTLNMVNLNRRRHYSDPGAGYDAYRKYYQMETKPSLFGFLRRNSDKTKPGEIRPTAIQTPPSLAEHSSDEPEKMDAN, from the coding sequence TTGACCAAGACATTCAGTTTCGAACTCCCGTCCCAGGTACCCGCAGAAGCGGAATCCGACGGCAATGCCATGCCGACGGATCTGAAGTCGCTGCTGGGCACCGTGTATCGGCGCTTCTGGTTGATCGCGCTCAGCTTCCTCGGTGTGTTCACGCTGGTTGCGTACATGACCTTCAACCAGACTCCGCTCTACAAGGCGAGTTCGGTGGTTCAGCTCGATACCGAACAGCAGAACGTTATCGACCTTGGCAGCGTTCTCAGCGGACTGGCTGTCAGCACGGCCGTGATCGACACGGAAGTGATGATCATGAAATCGAAGTCGCTGCTGACAAAGGTGGCTGTGAAGCAGAAGCTGGTGGAGGATCCGGAATTCAATTGGACCCTGCGCGAGCCGCAGCCGAGCCTGCTCGGAGGCGTGAAGAAATCCGTCAAGTCGATGCTGGGGATGGACACCCGGCAGGTTGACCCGTTCGAAGGGATGAGCGTGGACGAGCGTGACGCGGCCATTCTGGATGGCGTTGTCGGCACGCTGATGGGCCGGGTAGGCGTCTCTCGCGTCGGCACGACCTATCTGATCGACGTTCAGGTTACCAGCGAGTCGCCGGAAACTGCGGCACGTCTGGCAAATGCCATTGCGGACCAGTACCGGGTCCAGCAATTGGAAACCAAGCTGGATGCGACCCGCCGTGCCACCGAATGGTTGTCCGACCGCGTCTTCGCCCTGCGCGAGGAAGTCGAGGAAAAGGAAAACCGGGTCGCGAAGTTCATTGCCGACAACGACATGGAAACGGCGATGGGCAACACGCTCACAGAGCAGAACATTGCCTATCTCACCACGCAGAAGACCCAGGCTGAGGTTGAACTCAACCGGGTGCGCTCGCGCTATGACAGCATGCGTCGCCAGATTTCCAGCGGGTCGGGCGTCGACGGTATTTCCGAAGTTCTGGAATCTCCGCTGATCACGAGCCTGAAACAGCAATTGTCGACCATCCGCGGACGAGTGGGAGATCTCGAGACGCGGCTCGGTCCCCAGCACCCGGAGCTGATCGGTGCGCGGGCGGAACAGGCCGATATCGAGCGCCAGATCGAGAATGAGATGAACCGGATTGCGTCCAATCTCGAGAATGAGGTGCGTGTACGCCAGGACCAGGTCAGCCGACTGCAATCCCAGATCAACAATTCGAACGCCAAACTCCGCGGCAACAGCCTGGCCATGGTGCGCCTGCGCGAGCTTGAGCGGGACGCCGAGACCAGCCGTGTGCTGTATGAGGAGTTCATTTCCCGCTCCAAGGAGACCCGTGAACAGGATGGTCTGGTTCAGCCGGACGCCGTGATCCTGTCCAAGGCATCGGTCCCGAAATTCCCGAGCTCCCCACGTACCAAGCTGAATCTCTTCATTGGTGCCATTCTGGGCGGCATGCTGGGCGGGGCGCTGGCCTTGCTGGCCGAGATGTTCGACATGAAGATTTCCTCTTCGGAGGATATCGAGAAGAAGCTGGGCCAGAACGCACTCGGATCGGTACCGCTGATCCGCACGACGAATGCACTCGGCTTCACCCAGACCAACCCCGCCGAATATCTGATAGAGAATCCATTGTCGGCCTTTGCGGAGAGTATTCGATACTTGCGCGCGGCGATTGCGTTCTCGGATCTCGACAGCGAAACCAAGACCGTGGCGATCACATCGTCCCTTCCGGATGAAGGCAAGACCAGCCTGACCCTGGCCCTGGGACGGATGTCGGCCATGTCCGGTGCCCGTACCCTGGTCATCGACGGAGATTTCCGCCGCCGCCAGCTGACGGATGCTGCTGGCCTGAAGCCGGAAATCGGCTTCATCGAATACCTGTTCGGAGCCGGTCAGCTGTCGGACGCCATCACCAAGGATCCGAAGAGCATGCTGGACATCCTGCCGCTGTCCCTGACCGGGCACACGCCGCATGACGTGTTCGGGACGCGTGCCTTCGATGACCTGCTGGTCCGTCTGCGGTCGATGTATGACCTCATCCTGATCGATACCGGTCCGTTGCTGCTGATGGCAGAGGCGCGGGTCGTTGCCGGCAAGACCGACAAGACCATTCTTGTCGTCCGCTGGCGTCATACGACCCGGTCGGCCGCCCGCCAGTCACTCGCGCTGCTGAAATCTTTCAAGGCAGACCTGCTGGGCGTGACGCTGAACATGGTGAACCTGAACCGTCGCCGTCATTACAGCGATCCCGGCGCAGGCTATGATGCCTATCGGAAGTACTACCAGATGGAGACCAAACCCTCCCTGTTCGGCTTCCTGCGTCGTAATTCGGACAAGACCAAGCCAGGCGAAATCCGCCCGACGGCCATCCAGACGCCGCCAAGCCTCGCTGAGCACAGTTCGGACGAGCCTGAGAAGATGGACGCGAACTGA
- a CDS encoding O-antigen ligase: MNIISRIPTDKDSALVMANVYEEPRKPAYWEQALLSVWFLNTFVPLPLETPLRYLIVLWFLYQFVLFKEQIIPVVLKAWPLFLLPIFGLASVVWAPYFGAAVRAGVLLMLTPLVAVIIISRFDISTVLRCLFFASVLALVICAPYYSTMYWGGPFPQKNYFAQQMLFAALLSFTTLLNEKSWPWTRALAAVAFPVALLFMLRAPSATAIVFAAVGITGLLGVKFVWGSISRVRHLRSLLLIMVGGLVLLGGMIVVNETNQNYLTDFLAALGKDTTFTGRTTIWAAGRHAAEQSPILGTGLEGFWNISNGAAQSINELDYKPYGTKLTFHNAYLEVRVHLGYIGLALYLLMWAWCGYRLFSQFFRKSSLEMSAMLVFGGIVFISTFTESFAWSTFNTPLNLLYLGALATLSPVRRKLVGQAPVYVNSGMGYVKA; this comes from the coding sequence ATGAACATCATCAGCCGCATTCCCACCGACAAGGATTCCGCCCTCGTCATGGCCAATGTGTACGAGGAGCCGCGCAAGCCGGCCTATTGGGAACAGGCCCTGTTGTCGGTCTGGTTCCTCAACACGTTCGTGCCGTTGCCGCTGGAAACGCCGCTGCGCTATCTCATCGTGCTGTGGTTTCTCTACCAGTTTGTCCTGTTCAAGGAACAGATCATTCCGGTCGTTCTGAAAGCGTGGCCTCTGTTCCTGTTGCCGATATTCGGATTGGCCTCTGTCGTCTGGGCGCCCTATTTTGGCGCGGCGGTCCGGGCGGGTGTCCTGCTGATGCTGACGCCGCTTGTGGCGGTGATCATCATTTCAAGGTTCGATATCTCGACCGTGCTGCGATGCCTGTTCTTCGCAAGCGTTCTGGCGCTGGTCATCTGTGCGCCTTACTACAGCACGATGTATTGGGGCGGACCATTCCCGCAGAAGAACTATTTTGCCCAGCAAATGCTGTTTGCAGCCTTGCTCAGTTTCACCACACTCCTGAACGAGAAATCCTGGCCCTGGACCCGTGCACTGGCCGCGGTGGCCTTTCCTGTGGCGTTGCTGTTCATGTTGCGGGCCCCCTCGGCCACCGCCATCGTGTTTGCCGCCGTCGGCATCACCGGTCTGCTCGGAGTCAAATTCGTGTGGGGATCCATCAGCCGCGTGCGGCACTTGCGATCCCTGCTGCTGATCATGGTCGGCGGGCTGGTCCTGCTTGGGGGCATGATCGTGGTCAATGAGACCAACCAGAATTATCTGACCGACTTCCTGGCCGCACTGGGCAAGGACACGACCTTTACCGGGCGCACGACGATCTGGGCTGCCGGCCGGCACGCGGCCGAACAGAGCCCCATTCTGGGGACTGGCCTGGAGGGATTCTGGAACATTTCGAACGGGGCAGCCCAGTCGATCAACGAGCTGGACTACAAGCCCTATGGCACCAAGCTGACCTTCCACAATGCCTATCTCGAAGTGCGTGTGCACCTCGGCTATATCGGTCTCGCCTTGTACCTGTTGATGTGGGCGTGGTGCGGCTACCGGCTGTTTAGCCAGTTCTTCCGCAAGTCGTCTCTGGAAATGTCGGCCATGCTGGTCTTCGGGGGAATCGTGTTCATCTCCACCTTCACGGAATCCTTCGCTTGGTCGACCTTCAATACACCCCTGAACCTGCTGTATCTGGGCGCGCTGGCAACCCTGTCTCCGGTCCGCAGGAAGCTGGTCGGGCAGGCGCCGGTCTATGTGAATTCAGGTATGGGATATGTGAAGGCCTGA
- a CDS encoding glycosyltransferase family 2 protein: MPRSLDPHKIAIVIPLYNDAPNIERAITSALAQTLPAPYTREVFVVDDCSTDNGCDLAERMAETHPDLTIIRQPVNQGPSAARNAALALTDAGWFTPQDSDDFVEPDRLSKLLTIALDNELDWVADNLLISMQATPQQVERPLWPEKPDGPVVLTAPFFVRRSFDNETARSELGFLKPLFNRQALAGGPEPYRNDLRFGEDFELYTRLLLDGTTAWLVDPCGYYLVQRENSASHSQAGRDHRRLARISSDMSKLPGLPQDTRRALRDHAEYSRKEAAMWSLIDGVRARNPRLALSAFGFSPGASLHVLRELTTTAWRRLTAS; this comes from the coding sequence ATGCCGCGAAGCCTTGACCCCCACAAGATCGCCATCGTCATTCCGCTCTACAATGACGCCCCGAACATCGAGCGAGCGATCACCAGTGCCCTGGCCCAGACATTGCCGGCGCCTTACACGCGGGAAGTCTTTGTCGTGGACGATTGCTCGACCGACAATGGATGTGATCTTGCCGAGCGCATGGCAGAAACCCATCCCGACCTGACCATTATCCGCCAGCCGGTCAATCAGGGGCCGTCTGCCGCCCGAAACGCAGCGCTGGCCCTGACAGACGCCGGCTGGTTCACACCGCAGGACAGTGACGACTTCGTTGAACCTGACCGGCTGTCAAAACTCCTGACAATCGCTCTCGACAATGAGCTCGACTGGGTCGCGGACAATCTCCTGATCTCGATGCAGGCGACGCCGCAACAGGTGGAGCGTCCCCTCTGGCCGGAAAAGCCGGACGGACCGGTCGTGCTGACGGCACCATTCTTTGTCCGTCGCTCTTTCGACAATGAGACCGCGCGATCCGAACTCGGATTTCTGAAGCCCCTGTTCAACCGGCAGGCCCTTGCCGGCGGGCCTGAACCCTATCGAAATGATCTGCGGTTTGGCGAGGATTTCGAACTCTATACACGGCTGTTGCTGGACGGCACGACGGCGTGGCTGGTTGACCCTTGCGGTTACTATCTTGTGCAGCGTGAGAATTCCGCGTCCCACTCCCAGGCCGGGCGCGATCACCGTCGCCTGGCCCGGATCTCCAGTGACATGTCGAAACTGCCGGGCCTGCCACAGGATACGCGGCGCGCCCTGCGCGACCATGCCGAATATTCCCGCAAGGAAGCCGCAATGTGGTCTCTCATTGATGGCGTACGCGCCAGGAATCCACGGCTTGCCCTGTCGGCATTCGGCTTTTCTCCGGGCGCATCCCTCCATGTGCTGCGCGAACTCACCACCACCGCGTGGCGCCGGCTGACTGCCAGCTAG